In Curtobacterium sp. MCPF17_002, one genomic interval encodes:
- a CDS encoding M23 family metallopeptidase, protein MPRPSSHRATRATVRLRLAATALALAGLVGTVVLDAPSASAAKYPSWDEVMAARGQESAKQGQITAIKDIVAGLADDLKAAEAEAKRLGTEFFEAQSDAQDAAEKEQRLRADAEEHTEIAEQSAAQAGQFAAQMARSGGADVTASVITGGEDAKDLLYNLGALSKLSEQAERVESAATADAAVARSLTAQADRAADALDELAAEAERRMQASQAAADKVQTAYDEQQANKARLDAQLATLTSGRVRTEAEFAQGEKVRKAAEAKAAREAAARAAAAAAAAANSGGGGGSGSSGSGAGGSAGSGSGTGWVRPASGYVISPYGYRVHPITGAVTKHDGADLASGCYTPIVAAAAGTVDYAGWYGGYGNYVRISHAGGVQTAYGHIVNGGYRVASGQQVSAGQLIALVGSTGASTGCHTHFEVHLGGATIDPIPFMQARGVGF, encoded by the coding sequence GTGCCTCGCCCCTCCAGCCACCGCGCCACCCGCGCGACCGTGCGCCTCCGACTCGCCGCGACCGCCCTCGCGCTCGCGGGCCTCGTCGGCACCGTCGTGCTCGACGCGCCCTCGGCCAGTGCGGCGAAGTACCCCTCGTGGGACGAGGTGATGGCCGCCCGTGGGCAGGAGTCCGCGAAGCAGGGCCAGATCACCGCGATCAAGGACATCGTCGCCGGGCTGGCGGACGACCTCAAGGCGGCCGAGGCCGAGGCGAAGCGGCTCGGCACCGAGTTCTTCGAGGCGCAGAGCGACGCGCAGGACGCCGCCGAGAAGGAACAGCGACTCCGCGCCGACGCCGAGGAACACACCGAGATCGCCGAGCAGAGCGCCGCGCAGGCCGGGCAGTTCGCGGCGCAGATGGCACGCTCGGGCGGTGCCGACGTCACCGCGTCCGTGATCACCGGCGGCGAGGACGCGAAGGACCTCCTCTACAACCTCGGCGCCCTCAGCAAGCTGTCCGAGCAGGCCGAGCGGGTCGAGTCCGCCGCCACCGCCGACGCCGCCGTCGCCCGCTCGCTCACCGCGCAGGCCGACCGCGCCGCCGACGCCCTCGACGAGCTCGCGGCCGAGGCCGAACGACGCATGCAGGCGTCCCAGGCAGCCGCCGACAAGGTGCAGACCGCCTACGACGAGCAGCAGGCCAACAAGGCACGACTCGACGCCCAGCTCGCGACCCTGACGTCCGGTCGGGTGCGCACCGAGGCCGAGTTCGCCCAGGGCGAGAAGGTCCGCAAGGCAGCCGAGGCGAAGGCCGCGCGCGAGGCGGCAGCACGTGCCGCGGCGGCGGCCGCGGCCGCGGCGAACAGCGGTGGCGGCGGGGGTTCCGGCAGCAGTGGCTCGGGCGCCGGTGGCTCCGCGGGCTCCGGCAGCGGGACCGGCTGGGTCCGTCCGGCCAGCGGGTACGTCATCAGCCCGTACGGGTACCGGGTGCACCCGATCACCGGCGCGGTGACGAAGCACGACGGCGCCGACCTGGCGAGCGGCTGTTACACGCCGATCGTCGCGGCGGCCGCGGGCACCGTCGACTACGCCGGCTGGTACGGCGGGTACGGCAACTACGTGCGCATCAGCCACGCCGGCGGCGTGCAGACCGCGTACGGGCACATCGTGAACGGTGGCTACCGCGTCGCCTCCGGGCAGCAGGTCTCGGCCGGGCAGCTCATCGCCCTCGTCGGCTCCACCGGGGCATCGACCGGCTGCCACACCCACTTCGAGGTCCACCTGGGCGGCGCGACCATCGATCCGATCCCGTTCA
- the pyrE gene encoding orotate phosphoribosyltransferase, whose protein sequence is MTDARDQLIQFITDEAVFHGDFTLTSGKKATYYIDLRKVSLDHRVAPLIGQVMTDLVGQVPDVDAVGGLTMGADPIASAVLHQAAARGLAYDAFVVRKEPKDHGRGKQVEGPDLKGKRVVVLEDTSTTGGSPLKAAEALEREGAIVAAVAVVVDRDTGAKEKIEAAGYPYFAAIGLADLGLSA, encoded by the coding sequence GTGACCGACGCGCGCGACCAGCTCATCCAGTTCATCACGGACGAAGCGGTGTTCCACGGAGACTTCACCCTCACGAGTGGGAAGAAGGCGACGTACTACATCGACCTCCGCAAGGTGAGCCTCGACCACCGTGTGGCACCCCTCATCGGGCAGGTCATGACGGACCTCGTCGGCCAGGTGCCGGACGTCGACGCCGTCGGCGGGCTCACCATGGGCGCCGACCCGATCGCGAGCGCCGTGCTGCACCAGGCAGCGGCACGCGGGCTCGCCTACGACGCGTTCGTCGTCCGCAAGGAGCCGAAGGACCACGGCCGCGGCAAGCAGGTCGAGGGTCCGGACCTCAAGGGCAAGCGCGTCGTCGTGCTCGAGGACACCTCCACCACCGGTGGCTCGCCACTCAAGGCGGCCGAGGCGCTCGAGCGTGAGGGCGCGATCGTCGCCGCGGTGGCCGTCGTCGTCGACCGCGACACGGGTGCGAAGGAGAAGATCGAGGCCGCCGGGTACCCGTACTTCGCGGCGATCGGGCTGGCTGATCTGGGGCTGAGCGCGTGA